One stretch of Heliangelus exortis chromosome 24, bHelExo1.hap1, whole genome shotgun sequence DNA includes these proteins:
- the UBXN11 gene encoding UBX domain-containing protein 11 has translation MQDAACADTELMSSMMQKIALLEQKIEKQAEEIKLKDKRITELEEKMKTLQKREDAEELEMRCLELQTQVWEMERFLNDYGLIWVGERHEQLEDDELLKNEEELPVRSFWKPGEAVVSKPQIDFDQILENVKDLNVLAGEGTSQIEHTPGGARLRQAEPLSLTLYQNGIITFNGTFRPYEDPSTQQCLQDILDGYFPSELQARYPDGIPLQVTDRRDVVFQERHLPGSFPGHGQVVGHSKSSELQETTKISDPRVPLEQVNKLSKASKHGEEVTGTQDSAQAAQEGSNGVRSRKGILAETSRLSALERMKTAEEAEAPGPALCSLRIKSESGEQTYTIRMLLTETIGDLRQHLTRARGGDSDSYEIISTFPQRVYMDNSRSLQECGLTPNTSLLLRRKDPSQQDRDRAGSSF, from the exons ATGCAGCTTGTGCTGATACAGAGCTCATGTCCTCCATGATGCAAAAAATCGCTCTTTTGGAACAAAAAATAGagaaacaagcagaagaaatcaaactaaag GACAAGAGGATTACTGAACTTGAAGAGAAGATGAAGACTCTTCAGAAAAGAGAAG ATGCAGAGGAACTGGAAATGAGGTGCCTTGAGCTGCAGACCCAGGTCTGGGAGATGGAG AGGTTTCTAAATGACTATGGTCTGATTTGGGTTGGAGAGAGACATGAACAGCTGGAAGATGATGAATTGCTTAAGAATGAAGAAGAGCTGCCAGTAAGAAGCTTCTGGAAGCCAG GTGAAGCAGTTGTCTCCAAACCCCAGATCGATTTTGATCAAATCTTGGAAAATGTGAAGGATTTGAACGTCCTGGCTGGAGAGGGCACTTCTCAAATTGAGCACACACCAGGGGGGGCTCGGCTGAGGCAGGCAGAGCCCTTGTCTCTCACTCTGTATCAAAATGGGATCATCACATTCAACGGAACCTTTCGGCCCTATGAGGACCCATCCACACAG CAATGCCTGCAGGACATCCTGGATGGGTATTTCCCTTCAGAGCTGCAAGCTCGCTACCCAGATGGCATCCCTCTGCAG GTCACTGACAGAAGGGACGTGGTATTTCAGGAGAGACACCTCCCAGGAAGCTTTCCTGGCCATGGCCAAGTAGTTGGCCATTCAAAATCAAGTGAACTACAGGAAACCACCAAGATCTCAG ATCCCAGAGTCCCTTTGGAGCAGGTCAACAAGCTTTCCAAGGCCTCAAAACATGGAGAAGAAGTAACTGGTACCCAAGATTCAGCCCAAGCAGCACAGGAG GGCTCCAatggggtgaggagcaggaaaggGATCCTGGCGGAGACATCCAGGCTGTCTGCTCTGGAGAG GATGAAGAcagctgaagaagctgaagctcctggccctgctctctgctctctccgCATCAAATCCGAGAGTGGGGAGCAGACCTACACCATCAGGATGCTGCTGACAGAGACCATCGGGGACCTGCGCCAACACCTCACCCGTGCCAG GGGTGGAGACTCTGACTCGTATGAGATCATCAGTACCTTTCCCCAGAGGGTGTACATGGACAATTCCAGGAGTCTGCAGGAATGTGGCCTGACCCCCAACACCTCCTTGTTGCTACGAAGAAAAGACCCCTCCCAGCAagacagggacagagctggaagCAGCTTCTAA